In a single window of the Botrytis cinerea B05.10 chromosome 12, complete sequence genome:
- the Bctrx1 gene encoding Bctrx1, protein MSFFTRSLQRLPKPNNRVVFQSINKRAFHQSIANMGVHNIANATDFKSALTDNKVVVLDAFATWCGPCKAIAPKVSQLSEAYPAAHFIKIDVDELPEVAQELGIRAMPTFVIFKGEEKFAEVVGANPAALEDAISKAVEEL, encoded by the exons ATGTCATTCTTCACTCGATCTCTTCAACGATTACCAAAACCAAACAATCGCGTCGtctttcaatctatcaaCAAAAGAGCTTTTCATCAATCTATCGCAAATATGGGTGTTCACAATATTGCCAA tGCAACTGACTTCAAGTCTGCTCTTACCGACAACAAAGTCGTAGTTCTCGACGCCTTTGCAACATGGTGTGGCCCTTGCAAAGCCATCGCTCCTAAAGTTTCTCA ACTCTCGGAAGCCTACCCCGCCGCCCACTTCATTAAAATCGATGTCGATGAATTGCCAGAGGTAGCACAAGAGCTTGGTATTAGAGCCATGCCTACCTTTGTGATCTTCAAGGGAGAGGAAAAGTTCGCAGAGGTTGTAGGTGCCAATCCTGCAGCGTTGGAAGACGCTATCAGTAAGGCTGTGGAGGAGTTGTAG